One stretch of Astatotilapia calliptera chromosome 3, fAstCal1.2, whole genome shotgun sequence DNA includes these proteins:
- the LOC113018726 gene encoding active breakpoint cluster region-related protein, whose amino-acid sequence MLHTATLSRRAERTCFLAMDVYQEAVQYLESQNIPVSAAVAEEADVLEEDVFPEEAVSCFLSPLNTESVDFPDTPTTCSKEEMLERRLTVLKGILESEEVYLRELDTLLMPMKALRASAGTSQPVLSSQQVQTVFYQVPELRDVHQTFYSGLKARLSAYDQTEISPGNETEMRCRGFELVVGDLFQKMVSQIGLYGGFIENYVKAVEVVRKCTHSDPRFRTLAESMMSNNGTDKARTTYTFEALLYKPLDRVTKTTLVLQDLLKTTPTEHRDYTALQEALRLSRSFLSGVNESSQSKREVTLSRGMRRQLMRDGFVVDVSESERSLRHLFLYTDLLLCTRFKHANRGKQDQYRFCWYLPLAGLRLRWVADKERPPETNVRLHNIRTKMYVLRQQLLQQLRQNPKTSRSLAARSQKKLEQMELMLLTHLIAYRLELHSPSGKSHALLFSSLYELEEWRQAILKLTTANIETVPPDLLTLTSSCVKLRMTQQPPLHSTNAGLNEEALCGTLSVAIDSAAGLQQPACVYVCVEVDGFKFYDQQTQTHSSVLSLNPHWDQELSFQVDGAQNLRVLCVSQSNGQDDTVLGKNTVKLDSKTLNKRWKKQTLQLGQVELTLSLKYCPHPLGPPSSTVQQPPIFGVPIETVAKQEGVLVPHVVRCCVEEVERRGMDEVGIYRISGTTSEISTLKAAFNNNLREAVTKLRSAEVNAVSGVLKLYFRELPEPLIPTELFQSLTRSLDIQEQNPRLVSMLSLLQSCPDANRHTFLYLLYHLQRISERQHINKMSLLNLATVFGPSLLRPPVAGQGHHGPTVDISQEVVVQVQVVFSYLQCNNLPEAQLSLPHDSDTEDEATHI is encoded by the exons ATGCTGCACACCGCGACACTCAGCCGGCGCGCAGAGAGGACTTGTTTTTTGGCTATGGATGTCTACCAGGAGGCTGTGCAATATCTGGAGTCACAGAACATACCAG TGTCTGCTGCAGTGGCAGAAGAAGCTGATGTCTTGGAAGAGGACGTTTTCCCAGAGGAGGCAGTGTCCTGTTTTCTCTCCCCGCTGAACACTGAGAGCGTGGACTTCCCTGACACCCCT ACAACATGCAGCAAGGAGGAAATGCTGGAGAGGAGGCTCACGGTGCTGAAAGGCATCCTGGAGAGCGAGGAGGTTTACCTCAGAGAGCTGGACACCCTGTTGATG CCCATGAAGGCTCTGCGGGCTTCAGCTGGGACCTCTCAACCAGTTCTGTCCAGCCAGCAGGTCCAGACCGTTTTCTACCAGGTGCCTGAGCTCAGAGACGTGCACCAAACTTTTTACTCAGGTCTGAAGGCCCGTTTGAGTGCTTATGACCAGACTGAGATCAGCCCTGGTAATGAGACAGAAATGAGATGCAGAGGCTTTGAGCTGGTGGTCGGGGACCTGTTCCAGAAAATG GTGAGCCAGATTGGTCTGTACGGTGGCTTCATTGAAAACTATGTGAAAGCTGTTGAAGTGGTTAGGAAGTGCACCCACTCAGACCCTCGCTTCCGAACTCTAGCAGAG AGCATGATGTCTAACAACGGCACAGACAAAGCTCGGACTACGTACACATTTGAAG ctCTTCTTTACAAGCCCTTGGACAGAGTTACAAAGACCACATTAGTGCTGCAG GATCTCCTGAAGACGACGCCAACAGAGCATAGAGATTACACAGCCTTACAGGAAGCTCTGAGATTGTCTCGCAGCTTCCTGTCTGGTGTCAACGAGAGTTCACAAAGTAAACGGGAGGTCACGTTAAGTCGTGGGATG AGACGCCAGCTAATGCGTGATGGCTTTGTGGTGGATGTGAGTGAGAGTGAACGCAGCCTGCGTCACCTCTTCCTTTACACCGACCTCCTGCTGTGCACAAGATTTAAACATGCAAATAGAGG GAAGCAGGACCAGTACAGATTCTGCTGGTATCTGCCTCTCGCCGGTCTAAGACTTCGTTGGGTTGCAGACAAGGAACGGCCGCCAGAAACCAACGTGCGCTTACACAACATACGAACAAAGATGTACGTCCTGCGTCAGCAGCTACTACAGCAGCTCCGGCAAAATCCG AAAACATCCAGGAGCCTGGCAGCTCGTAGCCAGAAGAAACTGGAACAAATGGAGCTGATGTTGCTCACACACTTGATTGCTTACAGACTGGAGCTGCACAGCCCCAGTGGCAAG AGTCACgctctcctcttctcctctctctatGAACTAGAAGAATGGAGGCAGGCCATACTCAAACTCACCACAGCTA ACATAGAAACTGTCCCTCCAGACTTGCTCACGTTGACCAGTTCGTGTGTGAAATTGAGAATGACCCAGCAGCCACCTCTACATAGCACTAACGCCG GACTGAACGAGGAGGCGCTATGTGGGACTTTGAGTGTGGCCATTGATTCTGCCGCTGGCCTACAGCAGCCAGCTT gtgtgtatgtgtgtgtggaagtgGATGGCTTCAAGTTTTACGATCAGCAGACCCAGACACACTCTTCAGTCCTCAGCCTAAACCCTCACTGGGACCAG gaGCTGTCTTTCCAGGTGGACGGTGCACAGAACTTGAGGGTGTTATGTGTGAGTCAGTCAAATGGACAGGATGATACTGTTCTgggaaaaaatacagtaaag TTGGACTCTAAAACTCTGAATAAGCGATGGAAAAAACAGACCCTACAGCTGGGCCAGGTGGagctcaccctctctctcaagTACTGTCCCCACCCACTGGGACCACCCAGCTCCACAGTTCAACAGCCGCCAATCTTTGGCGTCCCCATTGAAACCGTGGCAAA ACAGGAGGGAGTGCTGGTTCCTCATGTGGTGCGATGCTGCGTGGAGGAAGTGGAGAGGAGAGGCATGGACGAGGTGGGAATCTACAGGATTTCAGGAACAACCAGTGAAATCAGCACGCTCAAGGCTGCGTTCAACAACA ATCTCCGTGAAGCGGTGACGAAGCTGAGAAGCGCAGAAGTGAACGCTGTGTCTGGTGTTCTCAAACTTTACTTCAGAGAGCTGCCTGAACCCCTGATACCCACTGAGCTTTTTCAGAGTCTGACAAGAAGTCTAG ACATCCAAGAACAAAACCCACGGCTGGTCTCCATGTTGTCCCTGCTGCAGTCTTGTCCTGATGCCAACCGCCACACCTTCCTCTACCTGCTGTATCACCTCCAACG aaTCTCAGAGaggcaacacattaacaagatgTCTCTACTAAACCTTGCCACTGTGTTTGGGCCGAGTCTCCTACGCCCCCCAGTGGCTGGGCAGGGACACCATGGGCCCACTGTGGATATCTCTCAGGAGGTGGTGGTACAG gtccAAGTCGTTTTCAGCTACCTGCAGTGCAACAACCTCCCTGAAGCCCAGCTCTCTCTGCCACATGACTCAGACACTGAGGATGAGGCCACCCACATATGA